The genome window gctgTTCGGCTTGGAACCTGATCTGCGGATCGACAGTGAGGTTGGGGGTATTTTGAGCTGGCATGTTGATCTGATCCAGCTACAGCTGCTCTGAGATATGGCTGCGGAACCGGAGCATGGTGAGAGTTTGAGTGGCGCAGGTGCAAGAGGCGAGTAAGTTTTCCAAGGGGCGTGGGAGAGGGATGGGGAAGGTTCAACGCGGTGCGAGTGAGCGGGTCTGGGCACGTTGTGTATTGAAAGGGTGAGGGACTGATGTAAAAGAAAACACACACCCCGCAAGCTTTCTCCTGGTCTTGTATCTTGTGTCTCCTCGTACCACATAGGTACGAGTTGATAACCCCTTGAACAGTGGAGGCCCCAGGACCAAGGCCCGAGGTCGCCACATGACTCTGGGGTGCATGGGGTATACTCGTCATATTGTCATCAAGTGAGGAACAGTAGTACAGGAAACAACTAAACCGGCGGCCCTTTTGGGTGTTTGTCCCGGCCGCTTGCACTCATCCGTGGCAGAACCTGGTGTTTAGATCTTTATggagggtggtggtggtaTGTTTCACATCAACTATCAAGATCTTCATATCGGCCTGGTACCTCGCTTACTCACGCCGCGTGTACCAGGGGCCCCCCATTGCGGCCACCTAATCGCCTCATCGCCAGAACCCTTAATACTCTTCCAGGACAGTGCTCTTATACGCTTATACGTGTCCATCGATTGGCGCTCAATCGCTCATAATTACGCAGCCTGTGAAACATGCATGCTTGTAATCTCGGGACCGCGAGACGTGCGGGGTGATGGCGGGTGGAGTGTGGTAAGCGATGGATACTGACAAGTTCGGTAACACTCAAAGCGGGGTGCACGTTCACGTGACGCACGCatcggcaagctcggcggACCGGCTGACATGATCGGCGAACCTCCCGATTCCACTCTCTTCAAATTGCATCTTCTTTTCTTCTTAGCGCTCGCTACGCTCCTCGATCACATTGATGGTTGGCCCAACTGGCAACGTAACGGCAACTTGCAATCGCTTTCTCCATCCGGCAGCTCCGGCCTGGATATAGGTGCGCTCTACGAGACTGACTGGGCATTGAAGCGGCAAGTTCGCACGCTCTCGTCCGTAATTCCAACAGTGGGATTGGTCACTGATACCAAAGGCGGGGTCGTGAGCGCCGGTCTTATCCGAGATTCCGTATCTACACACGCGCACACTCCTAATCTTGGTCTCTGTACCTTCCCCGCATTCTACGAGACACACGTGGAGCACTGTGGACCAGTCATACTTATACCCAGCGTGGCCCAATGACACAAAGTCTATTGCCCCTCGAGATGACCGCCGACACTCCCCAGCCCATCTCTATCATTGTTCTCGGTGGCGGACAGCGAGGGGTCATCTACTCCAAATACTGCACGCAGGGTGGGCGCGCCACGATCGCTGCCGTCGCGGACCCACGCGATGGACGTCGCAAGTTGTTCGCCCGCCAATTCCAGTGCGCCTCCGCTTTATACTCACTCTGACTCTAGTGTGCCGCAGGACAAGCTGTTCTCGGACTGGCGCGAGGTTGCCAAGCTACCCAAGTTTGctgacgccgtcgtcgtctcggtgctcgaccagctgcacgccgaggtcgtccaCGTCTTCGCTAAGCTCGGGTACCACATCCTCTGCGAGAAGCCGATGGCGACCGAGATTGCTGACTGCGTCGCAATGGTGCGCGACATCACGCCGAGCACCATCTTCGGAGTCGGACATGTGCTCCGATACTCCCCGTACAACGTCGCTGTCAAGAAGGTCATTGACTCGggcatcctcggcgagatTGTCAACATCCAACACCAGGAGCCCGTGGGCAACGTGCACTTTTCGCACTCGTTTGTGCGCGGTAACTGGAATACCGaggagacgacgacgttTGCACTCATGTCAAAGTGCTgccacgacctcgacatcctcTCCTTTTACCTCTCCGGTGCGAAACCTGTGCGCGTGTCGTCCTTTGGCAACTTGTTCAACTTCAAGCCATCCAAGAAGCCGACCAAGGCTGGAGATGCAACGCGCTGCCTCGAATGTCCCGCCGAACCCGAGTGCGTGTGGAGTGCCAAGCGGATCTACTATGACCCCGTGGAGAAgcagggcaagaagggGTGGGCGTCGGTTtttgtcgacgacgtgacGCCCGAGAACGTCAAGGCCGCACTCAAAGACGGGCCGTACGGACGGTGCGTGTTCGAGGCAGGcaacgacgtcgtcgatcACCAGGTCGTCAACATCGAGTACGAGGGTGGCACGACCGCCAACATGACAATGAGCGCGTTCACCGAGTCCGAGTGCAACCGCCAGACGTATATCCAGGGAAcgctgggcgagctcgtcggcgacatgCGCACGTTTACAGTGTTCGACTTCCGGACGCGCCAGCGCACATCTCACAGCCCGAAGCAGACGGAAGAGGGCGGCCATGGTGGCGGCGATGCTGGCCTGTCCATGGCCTTTGTTGACGCTGTCGTGCAACGCAAGCAGGAATGCCTGGGCATCACACCCGATGATGTCCTCAACTCGCACCTGATCGTCTTCGCTGCCGAGAAGGCGCGGCATACCAACACAGTCGTCGACTTTGACACCTTCAAGACACAAGCGCTGGATGGCACTGCAACGTACAAGTAACGAGGGTTGCGTCGTTGTTACATTCGATTTATTCAATGGCAGTTGTAGTAAGCAATAGGGGCATGTATCAGTACGACGAGTGCCACATTGCGGCGACATTGAATGAGCTCCGGTTGAAGTCCTTTGAATTTCCTTGAATTTGACTGTCTCAATGTCTCGCAATACAATGCAAACCACGAGGAGGGTCTTAGGTCTGAGGCCTGTGCCATGGGGCCACGCTGTCAAGGCCAGCAAGCGGTATGTCATGGTGGTGGGGCCGACTAGGCTCACGTGAGCCCACCCATGGGCCACCCAAACTCACCCAACCGGGTATGCTCAAAGCGGCGATTTTCCCGAGACCTAGCCACTCTCCACTCCACATCTCCCTACCTCCATCCCACTCCCCACTTCTGCTGCATATCATAATCACGCGACATTGTAATCTACTCATTCCAGCGTTATCTGCACAGAGATCAACTCGTGTACTCGATAACGCCCTCTCTGCGCCTGGTTGGTGATATCGAAACCCGAATCCTAAAACCACTCCACTCTGCGAGGGTGCCCGTGCCCTTCCCCCACAACCACCATTCCCCAGATAtcgccgtccttgccgacAGACTCAAGGTTAAAATGACGGACCACAGGCCCCACGGCCCACCCGGAAGCGGCGCGACGAACGGCATGCCTGCCCGGACCTACTATGATTCGGGCAATGGCAACGGCAACGCTCGAGGCGACGGTGAGCCGCCCCGCAAAAagatcaaggacgagctccCGAGCGTGCTCGTGCGCGAGAAGAAACAGAAGGCGTGCGCCAACTGCCGTCGTGCCAAGTTGAAGTGTATCGTAAACGACGACTTTACCGAGTGTGTCCGCTGCCTCTCGCGCAAGGAGCGCTGCGTCTTCTATCCGCGCGGCCACGACGAGGATTACCAGCAAACCATCGCCAACGACATCAGCGCCATTGCTGTGCAGACGCAGCACCTCACGCGAGCCATGTATCACATAATGCACCACATGATGGCGCAGAACGCCATGCCGGCCCTCGACCCGCCGCTGCCCATGTACGAGGCGCCTGAGCGCGAGACCTCGCTCCAGGGATGGAGCGCCGAGCGTaaccgcgagctcggcaagaagcgcaagagCTCGTCCCCCCGGGACGATTCGTTCTCGCAGTTCGCCGGAGCTGGGCCCAACTTCATGCGCCCGGCTGACATGCACGTCGGCATGGGGATGACCGAGTCGAACCACCAGCAGAGCGGTGCCATCCAGAACGGGCCTCTTCCCCAAGGTCCCGCGGCCCTCCAGCAGAACGGAGCCATGTCTgtgctcggcggcctcgtgTCGTTCGACAACCAACGCACGCCCAACGATCCGTCGATTTCGCCCATCGACACGGCCAGTTTTGGGCCCACATCGCAGGGAAGTGTGCCTCCTCAAGTTTTAGGCACGTCTTCGCtggccggcggcgcgttCGGCCTCCTCAGCGCACCCCGCCCTAGCGTGTCCCCTGAGGCCTCGATGGCCAGTCTTCCCGTGGACCACGACCAGTTCGGCGCGTCCGATCCGAGGCCCAACATTGTGAAGCGCGGCGTCATCAGCAACGATGATGCGACCATCCTCGTGGACTTGTGAGCTTGTTGTCTTTGTTGTTGCTAAACCCAGCTTCCACTCCAAGCTCGTGCGCTGGCTTTTCGGATATCGCCTCGAGTTTGACAAGTTCCCTTACATTCCCAATGGACCTTGCGTCATGACGCCATTCATCCTGAGTGTGTTGTGCTTCATCAGCTCGGAGCGTATTCCCGCTATGCACGGGCTGCAGCACACCCTCGGCAACGAAGTGAACCAGCTGCTCCTGAACTCGCCTGCCGACAGCTTCCTCAGCACACTCGACAGCCCGTTCTCGAGCAACGCCGCCCACCTCAACGCCATCGGCGTCGGTTCGGGTAGCAGggacgatggcgacggcgaggacgaaCTCGATCCCGAGCTTGGTATTGGCCCCGAGGAGATTGTCGGTGCATGTATGCTCGCGATGTTCACGGTCGATCGGGACATTGCGAGCGCGatcgccgcgagcgcgttcAGCTGGGCGCGCGGCTGGATTAAGTGGAACAGTCTCACCATCCCGCTTCCCCCAACCTTAGGCGAGGTGTGCGGCCTCCTTCCCatcaagcgcgacgcgacgcagGAGGACATGGCGCGCATCTGGTTGCTGTGCTATATCGTCGACGGCACTGAGGCCTTGCAGCGCGACAGCGCGATCCTGATCCGCCGCGACCCCAGCCCCTACTGCCACCTGCTACTTCCTGACACGGTGCTGCACGGAAAGCAGCGTCGGCCCAACGACGTACTCCTCGCGTTCCACGCGCGCCTCATCTCCCTCCTGCGCGAATGGTACTGCAGGCGCGCAAATGTCGACGCGACCGTCGACGGCATGGTCAAGCTCGCGAACAGCACCAATGCCAACCTTGACTGGTGGcgcaccgagctcgactcgTACAAGCTCGACGGGATGTGGATGCGCCACATCAACCTGTTCTGGGAGTTTGCGCGCATGCTTGTGAATCGCACCACAGCCAAGAGCATCGGCAACAAGCCTGAGGCGATTCCGTCATGGACGATCGGCACGCAGGCTGCTGTCGGGTTCCTCGAGAAGTGCTCGCAGTGGCCGCAGCCCGACGAGCTGTCGTTCATCCCGCCCGCGTACCTGAACGTAAGTCGACCGAGGGAAGAAGGCTGACGGCAGATGATGTCTCTCGCCGGCACGGTCGTTTTTGAGTCGATCAAGGAGCAACAGCGCCAAGGAGACATGAGTGCGGTCCGGCCAGCGGAGGTCATGCCGCTCCTCAACACGGTCGCGGACATGCTCGAGAAGGGCGGTGTGCCGGACACCCACCCTGCGCGCCACCACGCGCGGCAGCTGCGCGAGTGCGCTGCGACGCGTAGCTCGCAGTGAGCTCTGCTGCTCATGTGGATGAATCTCTCCATATTCTCCGCTAATCTGCTTGCCGAGTTGTATTCCTGGCCTAGAGCCCGGTTGTCTATACTCTCCGTTCATACTCATATTCTTCTAGTACATGTATCTGATATAGCGCTCTGTCGGTGCTGGCGTGCAGGGCTGGTTGAGGGCAAAGATGTGAACATCGCGATGGTGTTGATCTAGAAACAGATCTCTCACAGCGTTGTCGAGATCCAGAAATGAACGACGGAGCGTGCGGTGGATTCAGTTTGGGGGGGCCACGATCTATAGGGTGATCAGACATTTTGCTCAACAGGGGCTGGCCATGTTCATTCCCCAATCTGAACATCGCTGCGATACCAAGCCCCAACGACGACCCCACGATCCATTCCCGTCGCCGCACGTCCTGCCCGCCCGCGCCCAATGCGACCAATGCATACTATGTACAGTGTCCAGCGCTTTGGCCCCCGCTCTGGCCGCGTCCGCAGAACGTTCCCTacgccttgacctcgtccttgacctcgtccttgacctcagcctcgacctcaGCCTCGTCTTTGATAGTGACCTTGTCGATGGCCgtgcgcgcctcctcgagcagtCTCTCTGcctcgagttcctcgagcaccttcTTAGTTCCGTCGACGATAATCTCGTGCTCGACCGCATGTATCCTGTTCTCGACGTCCTGGAGTGtgtcgccgtccttgatctCAATCTCGCGAACAATCAGCGGCTCACCGCGGTCAACCTCGCGAATAACGCGGTGGACCATAACCCCTGTCCCCTTTACCTCGCCCTTCTGCCACGCCTCAAACGCGCGCGGAATTGCAGCCGCCCCATCAAAAGCTCCAGGCAGCGCGGGGTGAAGGTTGATGCAGGGAATAGGAAAGTGTTGCGTCGCCGGCGCAAGAGGGAGCTCCTTGTCTGGGATAATGTCGGCCGCAGCCACGTGCTTGGGGACAACATCACCAGttggaggggggagggctGGGGCGGCTGGAGGAGCTTTATGGCCCTCGAGAATGTCGAGGAAACTGTCCGAGAGAATGTGCATGAAGCCGGccaggacgacgacgtcggggCGAGACTCGAGAACTCGACGTGCGACTTCGGCATCGTAGTTCTCGCGCGTGGCGCCGGGGTTGCGGTTCAGGAATGTCTTTAGTGCGCACACACTGGTCGGGACTGCGGGGTGTGCGTTGGCCGCGCGGGTGAGGCCGTACGCGTTCGAACGCGAGGAGAGCACGTACGTCACCTGGGCATTTGGGAGGCGGTCCGTGAGCGACGCGTCGAGAATCGCCTGGAGGTTGGAGCCTGAATTAACGGTATAAGAGAAGGAGACGTACCAGAGCCAGAGATGAGGACGGTGATGCGTCTGATGCGCGTCGATGGGTCGATTGTCTCTTGTAGCGTCGGCATGATGAATGGTTTGTTGGTTTGTTGGTTTGTTGGTGGCTGTTCAACTTTCCTTTGAATCTAGTAGTGAGATTTAGGAATGACGTGTGAATATATTCCATCACCCACCCCCGCTTAGGAAGTGAGGATTACTTCTCCACATGTTACATGACCATTGACACTCAACTCTCAACGCTCAACTCTCAACGTTCATCTACACTGTATCTGTCCTACTGTACAACGTTTGATCTGGCCATCGACACGGCCGCTACCTTTCGACGAGCAAATCCGTATCCACTCCCCTCTTCCTACCGAAACCCCACCGCCCATCCCGACCATGGGCCGCTCCAAGCCGCGCACAAACAAGCGGCCGCCACCAAAGCCGAACCGCCGTGCTCCACCTCCCGCCCCAGTTGCTCCGGCCTTTGATCCCGCGGCGGGTCTCTTCCCCCCGCCATCGACGCTGGACCCGTCCGACCCCGGATTCCCATCAGCCTTCCAGAGttggtcgacgagcgcgttAAACCAGCTCAACCAACTACGCCAACTGCCCGCCCTCTCCCCATCTCAACTGAGCGCGATCGCAGGTGCTGCTGCGGGAGTCAGCGATGCGGGGTttcaaggccaaggaccATGTATCGACCTCCCGCAGAGTCTGGCAGCCCTCTTTGAAGCCAaactcaccctcgaccGCGAAAAGGCAAAACTCATGCGCATGCAAAAGGAGCTGCGCGGGTTTCGGGACGGTATGGCTGGCCCTGTACCAACCCAGCCTCCCCCACCTCTCCCAACGGTaaagggcaaggaggtggcggtggacgacgagctcgcagAGTGCACGTGTGGGCGGAATGGGTAAGATTGTCAAGTGAGGTGAAGATGTTCTGACCCAAGCCACACACACGAGTATCCCGGTTCGGCGCATTCCGGATCGGACGACTACTATTACTACGACACGGAGGACGAGTGCTGCGACTGCTGTTCCCATGACCACAGCTATGTCGAGTGTGATCACGAGCCTGGCGAATGCGATTGCGAAGAGTACGAGGATGAACACGTCCACCACggccactcccactcccactctcATTCCCATTCTCATTCCCattctcactctcactctcactctcactcccACTCTCAAGCCGATCCCCACGGCCATGGAGAGGAATACTACGAACCCGAGCGCGGATtcgaggcgctcgtcctcggccccGATGGACGTCCAGCAAACCTCACCCCCGAACAAGCGATGGCGCTGTTTGAACGCCAGCCGTACCTTCACTCTCCTGAAGCGAGGGCAATTCTCGCAAGGGGACACGCTCAGGCTGCCGAAGTCGCTGCGGCAAAGCAGAAGTTGGTGGAGAGGGtagaggagagagaggaaaGGCCAGACcagccgcgccgacgccttGCCGACGATCCCGAGAGGATGGACGAGGCAGTACGAGAGCTGTTCAATTGGATCAAGGCTGTCGTGTGGACGATTGAGCAGGCTGCCATTGTCGCTGGGCGTCGTGCACCACTCCGCCCACAGCGCCGTGATGTCCCAGAGTAGTATCAAGTCTTAAACATTAGCTATACCTCATTGTACCACCACCATCGTGACAAACCATGCATCCTCATTCAGCGAGCTAGCgagtggaggcgggggGAGCTGTTGGGCAAAGTTGGGTAATGCAAgttgggtggaggcggagaatTGGCAATCTCCGCGGCACTGACGAGGTGAAATAGGCGCGACCGTGCAACATTCTTGACAACATCACCACACATAACACCATGGTCGTACGTCGGCTGTATCCTTTCGAACCGAtaccagctgacatcagaaACTCCTCG of Cutaneotrichosporon cavernicola HIS019 DNA, chromosome: 4 contains these proteins:
- the ade5 gene encoding uncharacterized protein (Formyl transferase), with protein sequence MPTLQETIDPSTRIRRITVLISGSGSNLQAILDASLTDRLPNAQVTYVLSSRSNAYGLTRAANAHPAVPTSVCALKTFLNRNPGATRENYDAEVARRVLESRPDVVVLAGFMHILSDSFLDILEGHKAPPAAPALPPPTGDVVPKHVAAADIIPDKELPLAPATQHFPIPCINLHPALPGAFDGAAAIPRAFEAWQKGEVKGTGVMVHRVIREVDRGEPLIVREIEIKDGDTLQDVENRIHAVEHEIIVDGTKKVLEELEAERLLEEARTAIDKVTIKDEAEVEAEVKDEVKDEVKA
- a CDS encoding uncharacterized protein (GAL4-like Zn(II)2Cys6 (or C6 zinc) binuclear cluster DNA-binding domain), translating into MTDHRPHGPPGSGATNGMPARTYYDSGNGNGNARGDGEPPRKKIKDELPSVLVREKKQKACANCRRAKLKCIVNDDFTECVRCLSRKERCVFYPRGHDEDYQQTIANDISAIAVQTQHLTRAMYHIMHHMMAQNAMPALDPPLPMYEAPERETSLQGWSAERNRELGKKRKSSSPRDDSFSQFAGAGPNFMRPADMHVGMGMTESNHQQSGAIQNGPLPQGPAALQQNGAMSVLGGLVSFDNQRTPNDPSISPIDTASFGPTSQGSVPPQVLGTSSLAGGAFGLLSAPRPSVSPEASMASLPVDHDQFGASDPRPNIVKRGVISNDDATILVDFFHSKLVRWLFGYRLEFDKFPYIPNGPCVMTPFILSVLCFISSERIPAMHGLQHTLGNEVNQLLLNSPADSFLSTLDSPFSSNAAHLNAIGVGSGSRDDGDGEDELDPELGIGPEEIVGACMLAMFTVDRDIASAIAASAFSWARGWIKWNSLTIPLPPTLGEVCGLLPIKRDATQEDMARIWLLCYIVDGTEALQRDSAILIRRDPSPYCHLLLPDTVLHGKQRRPNDVLLAFHARLISLLREWYCRRANVDATVDGMVKLANSTNANLDWWRTELDSYKLDGMWMRHINLFWEFARMLVNRTTAKSIGNKPEAIPSWTIGTQAAVGFLEKCSQWPQPDELSFIPPAYLNMMSLAGTVVFESIKEQQRQGDMSAVRPAEVMPLLNTVADMLEKGGVPDTHPARHHARQLRECAATRSSQ
- a CDS encoding uncharacterized protein (Oxidoreductase family, NAD-binding Rossmann fold), whose amino-acid sequence is MTADTPQPISIIVLGGGQRGVIYSKYCTQGGRATIAAVADPRDGRRKLFARQFHVPQDKLFSDWREVAKLPKFADAVVVSVLDQLHAEVVHVFAKLGYHILCEKPMATEIADCVAMVRDITPSTIFGVGHVLRYSPYNVAVKKVIDSGILGEIVNIQHQEPVGNVHFSHSFVRGNWNTEETTTFALMSKCCHDLDILSFYLSGAKPVRVSSFGNLFNFKPSKKPTKAGDATRCLECPAEPECVWSAKRIYYDPVEKQGKKGWASVFVDDVTPENVKAALKDGPYGRCVFEAGNDVVDHQVVNIEYEGGTTANMTMSAFTESECNRQTYIQGTLGELVGDMRTFTVFDFRTRQRTSHSPKQTEEGGHGGGDAGLSMAFVDAVVQRKQECLGITPDDVLNSHLIVFAAEKARHTNTVVDFDTFKTQALDGTATYK